In a genomic window of Porphyromonadaceae bacterium W3.11:
- a CDS encoding cobaltochelatase subunit CobN, whose protein sequence is MSKVYNIVYLLDNHTRLSPYEALATDEFQLKITKLTTKQLDDTDEDAVGSPWDTLREADFILLLTHGGLGIFRKFDRFKELFIQDKYMFISTGIEDEMSEVRPLLRITVPTYLRVLRYVKCRDEYNNQLHRFLASEFGGYDVSYGEPKIPEWDGLYLRKGERPVQVIQKAREARALGQYVCGVTIPFYLYSSRNLEHIDALISHLWSRGFAVIPIFSTGAEDSRTGQEGISNAMRKYFYHEGELLIDVLINTISYSLGVFETQGALWMDDDQSEERSILVQMNIPVIQAYHTYYTERIWRERIEGVDMMSLISAIYYPEFDGQIDGYPIGVTDEEDPSKILPLHEGIETVSKLAYNWAKLRHKKNSEKRVAIIFHNMPPRNDMIGCAAGLDTPASVFNLLKVLESEGIRFDNHYQNGDEIIKEIIDTVSNDTEWLTDEETLSRAIDHISRSLYQRWYDSLTEKSKRFIEKDWGEAPGDFKVIDGVMPVPGVLNEHLFIALQPPRGLEEQSEKIYHSPDISCPHFYIAIYKWIRYQFKADVVIHVGTHGSVEWLPGKEKGLSKDCFPLINIDDLPNLYPYHTTVIGEGIQAKRRTAAVLLNHLEPVSIESGTYDELSELDALVTQYITAPMNIREKDLLGEQIIKLAQELNLDDDLRATEHNYSAEDYIAELHKWLGVIKHSMVKEGLHIFGTPPEDDRLASFARLLLRLQNGDTPSLPETIASYYGCDYHTLIDEPNHIWPSGKSSIMLRDDFVMIAKSFVEALRKNDYHAISDEALYDILGGEKKSLSGFHQMMALIEREVIPKLLRTTDELEYFRKGINGGFVLPGKGGSPSRGNLDILPTGRNMYGIVPNEVPSKVAYKLGKSLGDQLLSKHLENSGTYPESIAIVLYSGDQMRTHGEDIGEILWLMGLKPKWLSPSSDKVIGLEVISLEELGRPRIDIVSRISGLLRDTFPNLIQLLDDATQLLISLDEPYDMNFIKKHFDEDVQSLLDKGTTIEVATQEAAVRVFGCPPGGYGGGVDVLVEAKNWQTDEDLATAAITWAAHAYGREFHGEKCRGNLERQLAKVQATVKNENTIDFDLFDMDDEFIYHGGLIAAVKKCSGKKPESYYGNSSDPNFTVVRNVKEESARVIRSRLLNPIWINGLKAHGYKGAQDVAYNMDNIFGWDATADLIEDWNYEALADHFLGNPENKEWMQGVNPWALREVAAKLLEAAQRGMWNAKEETLDMVQSIYLECEGLMEGDE, encoded by the coding sequence ATGAGCAAGGTTTACAACATTGTTTATCTCTTAGATAATCATACTAGACTATCACCCTACGAAGCGTTAGCGACAGATGAGTTTCAGCTAAAGATTACAAAGCTTACGACGAAGCAGCTTGATGATACTGATGAGGACGCCGTGGGTTCTCCTTGGGACACATTGAGAGAAGCGGACTTTATATTGCTATTAACACACGGGGGACTTGGTATCTTTAGAAAGTTTGATCGCTTCAAAGAGCTCTTTATCCAAGATAAGTATATGTTTATCTCGACTGGCATAGAAGATGAAATGTCTGAAGTACGTCCTTTATTACGTATTACAGTCCCTACATATCTTAGAGTTCTTCGGTATGTGAAATGCCGTGATGAGTATAATAATCAATTACATCGCTTTTTGGCCTCGGAGTTTGGAGGATATGATGTCTCTTATGGCGAGCCTAAAATTCCAGAGTGGGATGGGCTTTATTTACGGAAAGGAGAACGGCCGGTTCAGGTCATACAGAAAGCACGAGAGGCACGAGCATTAGGACAATATGTCTGTGGTGTTACGATACCCTTTTATCTATATTCCTCTCGCAATCTTGAGCATATTGATGCTCTGATCTCACATTTATGGAGTAGAGGCTTTGCTGTAATCCCGATTTTTTCGACTGGTGCAGAGGATAGTCGTACAGGTCAGGAGGGGATCTCTAATGCCATGCGGAAGTACTTTTATCACGAAGGAGAGTTACTAATAGATGTCCTAATCAATACTATTTCATATTCTTTGGGCGTATTTGAGACCCAAGGAGCTCTATGGATGGATGATGATCAATCGGAGGAGCGTTCAATCCTCGTACAGATGAATATACCTGTGATACAGGCTTATCATACATATTATACTGAGAGGATCTGGAGAGAACGAATAGAGGGGGTTGATATGATGAGTCTTATATCCGCAATATATTATCCTGAATTTGATGGTCAGATTGATGGATATCCTATCGGGGTCACGGATGAAGAAGATCCATCGAAGATTTTACCTCTTCATGAGGGTATCGAGACTGTTTCCAAGCTCGCCTATAATTGGGCTAAGTTGAGGCATAAAAAGAATAGCGAGAAGCGAGTCGCTATCATCTTTCATAACATGCCCCCTCGAAATGATATGATAGGGTGTGCAGCAGGATTAGATACTCCGGCATCCGTTTTTAATCTCCTAAAAGTATTAGAGTCAGAAGGGATAAGGTTTGACAATCATTATCAGAATGGAGATGAGATTATTAAGGAGATAATTGATACAGTCAGCAATGATACCGAGTGGTTAACGGATGAGGAGACACTCAGTCGTGCGATAGATCACATCTCACGTTCACTCTATCAAAGATGGTATGATTCTTTGACAGAAAAAAGTAAAAGATTCATTGAAAAAGATTGGGGCGAAGCACCAGGTGATTTTAAAGTGATAGACGGTGTAATGCCTGTACCAGGTGTGCTCAATGAGCATCTATTTATCGCCTTGCAACCTCCTAGAGGACTTGAAGAACAGTCCGAAAAGATATATCATAGCCCAGATATTTCATGTCCACACTTCTACATTGCTATCTATAAGTGGATTAGGTATCAGTTCAAAGCAGATGTGGTTATTCATGTCGGTACACATGGGTCAGTTGAGTGGTTACCGGGTAAGGAAAAAGGGCTCTCAAAAGATTGCTTCCCCCTCATAAATATTGATGATTTACCTAATCTATACCCATATCACACGACTGTCATTGGAGAGGGTATACAAGCTAAAAGACGAACAGCCGCAGTTCTTCTTAATCATCTAGAACCCGTTTCTATCGAATCGGGGACTTATGATGAACTTTCAGAGCTTGATGCTTTGGTTACTCAGTATATAACTGCTCCTATGAATATTAGGGAAAAAGATCTTCTGGGCGAACAGATTATCAAACTTGCTCAGGAATTGAATTTGGATGACGATCTCAGAGCTACTGAGCATAATTATTCTGCAGAAGATTACATTGCTGAATTACATAAGTGGTTAGGGGTGATCAAGCATTCAATGGTAAAGGAAGGGTTGCATATTTTTGGCACGCCTCCTGAAGATGATAGGCTGGCTAGTTTTGCTCGTCTGTTATTGAGGCTACAAAATGGTGATACCCCCTCATTACCTGAGACAATTGCTAGTTATTATGGCTGTGATTACCACACTTTAATAGACGAACCTAATCATATATGGCCTTCTGGTAAAAGCTCTATCATGCTACGTGACGACTTTGTAATGATAGCAAAGTCTTTTGTAGAAGCACTTCGAAAGAATGACTATCATGCGATATCTGATGAGGCTCTATATGATATTCTAGGCGGAGAAAAAAAGAGTTTGTCTGGCTTTCATCAGATGATGGCTTTGATAGAAAGAGAGGTGATTCCAAAGTTACTTCGTACTACGGATGAATTGGAGTACTTCAGAAAAGGGATAAATGGGGGTTTTGTACTACCAGGAAAGGGTGGAAGTCCATCCCGAGGCAACTTAGATATTCTCCCGACAGGTAGGAATATGTATGGAATCGTTCCTAATGAAGTCCCCTCTAAGGTCGCATATAAGTTGGGTAAATCATTAGGAGATCAATTACTATCCAAGCATTTAGAAAACTCTGGGACTTATCCCGAAAGTATAGCTATAGTTCTCTACTCTGGTGATCAGATGAGGACTCATGGTGAGGATATTGGCGAGATTCTTTGGTTGATGGGGCTTAAGCCTAAGTGGTTATCGCCATCATCAGATAAGGTTATCGGACTGGAGGTCATTTCTCTTGAAGAACTAGGAAGGCCTCGGATTGATATCGTCTCACGTATTTCCGGATTACTGCGTGATACGTTTCCAAACTTAATTCAGCTTCTCGATGATGCTACTCAATTATTGATTTCTCTAGATGAGCCTTATGATATGAATTTCATCAAAAAGCATTTTGATGAAGATGTTCAAAGCCTTTTGGATAAAGGAACGACGATAGAAGTAGCAACACAAGAAGCGGCCGTCAGAGTATTCGGATGTCCTCCAGGGGGGTATGGAGGAGGTGTGGATGTCCTTGTAGAGGCGAAGAATTGGCAAACAGATGAAGATCTCGCTACCGCTGCTATCACTTGGGCGGCACATGCTTACGGAAGAGAATTTCATGGAGAGAAGTGTAGGGGAAATCTAGAGCGACAGCTTGCTAAAGTACAAGCAACCGTGAAGAATGAGAATACAATAGACTTTGACCTCTTCGATATGGATGACGAGTTTATTTACCACGGAGGGTTAATCGCTGCAGTGAAGAAGTGTAGTGGTAAAAAACCTGAGTCATACTACGGAAATAGCTCCGATCCTAACTTTACTGTGGTTAGAAATGTCAAGGAAGAGTCTGCACGGGTCATTCGTTCTCGCCTTCTTAATCCGATCTGGATCAATGGTCTGAAAGCACATGGATACAAAGGAGCTCAAGATGTGGCGTACAATATGGATAATATCTTTGGGTGGGATGCTACAGCTGACCTCATCGAAGATTGGAACTACGAGGCACTGGCTGATCACTTCCTTGGAAATCCTGAGAATAAAGAATGGATGCAGGGTGTTAATCCATGGGCACTGCGTGAAGTAGCAGCGAAGTTACTAGAGGCAGCACAGCGAGGAATGTGGAATGCTAAGGAAGAAACTCTCGACATGGTCCAGTCAATATATCTAGAGTGTGAAGGGTTAATGGAGGGCGATGAATAA
- a CDS encoding iron ABC transporter permease, which yields MNRKKFLFLILPILILLAFFVELLWGSVSLSFSEVLSSLERITANSDELSTSDFIVLNFRLPKAITALVAGAGIATAGLCLQALFQNPLADTSILGINSGAGVGVALYTMSFVLVPGLGGGPGVYNVWAIAIAACVGSLAVLLIILAFVSYLKDIVSVLIIGVMIGFLASSVITILQYFSEEEALRSYLLWSFGSISGTTWEQLRLVVPVVLVALILTLGLPKYLNAIALGENYARSVGVNVKQVRVSLILITSIITGTITAFVGPIAFLGLAVPHFTRILFRTADNKILIVANMLCGSLLLLCCDIITQFPGGDLVFPINAITSIIGAPVVVIGIIKNSRGKSVF from the coding sequence TTCTCTTCCTCATTCTCCCCATTCTTATCCTTCTAGCATTTTTTGTGGAGTTACTATGGGGTAGCGTGTCACTCAGTTTTTCAGAGGTACTATCTTCTTTAGAGCGCATCACAGCTAACTCAGACGAATTAAGCACCTCCGATTTTATTGTACTTAATTTCCGCTTGCCCAAAGCTATCACAGCTTTAGTTGCAGGTGCAGGTATCGCCACAGCAGGACTTTGTCTTCAAGCACTTTTTCAGAATCCGTTGGCTGATACCTCCATTCTAGGTATCAATAGCGGTGCAGGAGTAGGTGTAGCACTTTATACGATGTCATTCGTCTTAGTCCCAGGCTTAGGTGGAGGTCCAGGCGTTTATAATGTTTGGGCAATTGCTATTGCTGCTTGTGTTGGATCGCTAGCTGTTTTGCTCATTATACTTGCATTTGTCTCATACCTCAAAGATATAGTATCTGTCTTGATTATCGGGGTGATGATTGGCTTTTTGGCCAGTTCAGTAATCACCATATTACAGTACTTTTCGGAAGAGGAAGCATTGCGTAGCTATCTATTGTGGTCATTTGGGAGTATATCAGGTACCACTTGGGAGCAGCTACGCTTGGTTGTTCCTGTCGTCTTAGTTGCATTGATCCTAACACTAGGACTCCCGAAATACTTAAATGCTATAGCATTAGGGGAGAATTATGCTCGCAGCGTCGGGGTTAATGTTAAGCAGGTTCGGGTGTCCCTAATATTGATAACAAGTATCATAACAGGTACGATTACAGCCTTTGTTGGCCCCATTGCTTTTCTAGGACTTGCAGTACCACACTTTACACGAATTTTATTTCGCACTGCAGATAACAAAATATTAATAGTGGCTAATATGCTCTGTGGGTCACTTCTGCTGCTTTGTTGTGATATCATCACCCAGTTTCCGGGTGGAGACTTAGTCTTTCCAATTAATGCAATCACCTCAATTATAGGAGCACCAGTAGTGGTTATCGGGATTATTAAGAACAGTCGGGGTAAATCAGTTTTCTAA
- a CDS encoding ABC transporter ATP-binding protein, translating to MKTTIKIEQLTTGYISKKDPTRVVSKKVQLSVCEGELVLLMGPNGCGKSTLMNTISGLLPPLHGDVKITNQSTHSLKPKDRAKLLSLVLTDRIHSPLISVQDIIEIGRYPYVGAFGSLMEKDHEIVRQAIRICHLQGYEHRYFSELSDGEKQRVMIARALAQQTPVMLLDEPTAHLDLPSRLDVIMMLKTLTEQTGSSIIVSTHELDLALHWADTVWLMNKSGEIYSGSPEDLVLSGRFESVFGNEKLKFDQERGEFSVIQSNTIPVRLIGDGLRYSWTVRALERKGFMPSEDAGQYEIIIGEDDWLFRGERYSSLRDLIITLVTLHNESK from the coding sequence ATGAAGACGACAATAAAAATAGAACAGTTAACAACTGGATATATCAGTAAGAAGGATCCGACTAGAGTCGTATCTAAAAAAGTACAGCTCTCTGTCTGCGAGGGAGAGCTGGTCTTACTCATGGGTCCGAATGGGTGTGGAAAATCTACTTTGATGAATACTATTTCAGGACTTCTGCCTCCGCTTCACGGTGATGTAAAGATTACGAATCAATCTACACACTCGCTAAAGCCAAAGGATAGAGCCAAGCTTCTAAGTTTGGTCCTGACTGATAGAATTCATTCTCCTCTCATCTCTGTTCAGGATATTATCGAAATAGGTCGTTACCCATACGTTGGGGCTTTTGGCTCTCTCATGGAGAAAGATCATGAGATAGTACGTCAAGCCATAAGAATATGTCACCTTCAGGGGTATGAGCATCGCTACTTTAGCGAATTAAGTGATGGCGAAAAGCAGAGAGTGATGATTGCACGTGCTCTTGCACAGCAGACCCCCGTGATGCTATTGGACGAACCCACTGCACACTTAGATCTCCCCAGTCGTCTGGATGTGATTATGATGCTGAAGACTCTAACTGAACAAACAGGCAGTAGCATTATCGTTTCGACCCATGAACTAGATCTCGCTCTGCATTGGGCGGATACTGTATGGCTGATGAATAAATCTGGAGAAATCTATAGTGGGTCACCTGAAGACTTAGTACTTAGTGGTCGCTTTGAATCTGTATTTGGTAACGAAAAGTTGAAGTTTGATCAGGAGAGAGGGGAGTTTTCGGTGATTCAAAGTAATACTATTCCGGTTCGTCTGATAGGTGACGGACTCAGATATTCATGGACCGTTAGAGCTTTAGAACGAAAGGGCTTTATGCCAAGTGAAGATGCAGGACAATATGAAATTATTATAGGTGAAGATGATTGGCTCTTTAGGGGCGAAAGGTATTCTTCATTAAGAGACCTCATTATTACATTAGTAACGCTACATAATGAATCAAAATAA